In Mycobacterium stomatepiae, the following are encoded in one genomic region:
- a CDS encoding 2-keto-4-pentenoate hydratase, whose amino-acid sequence MLSVAIRDELAADLAQAERSREPIAPLTSAHPDIDVVDAYEIQLINIRQRVAEGARVLGHKVGLSSKAMQQMMGVDEPDYGHLLDEMQVFEDTPVKAGNYLYPRVEVEVGFILADDLPGAGCTEDDVLAATEALVPSIELIDTRITDWKIALCDTIADNASSAGFVLGKARAKPADIDVKTIDAVLTRNGEVIAEGRSDAVLGNPVTAVAWLARKVESFGVRLRKGDVVLPGSCTKAIDVRPGDDFVAEFAGLGSVHLSFE is encoded by the coding sequence ATGCTCAGTGTTGCGATCCGCGACGAGCTGGCTGCCGACCTGGCGCAAGCCGAGCGCAGCCGTGAGCCGATCGCTCCGCTCACGTCCGCCCACCCCGACATCGACGTCGTCGACGCATACGAAATCCAGCTGATCAACATACGGCAACGGGTCGCCGAGGGGGCCCGAGTGCTGGGCCACAAAGTCGGCCTGTCCAGCAAGGCGATGCAGCAGATGATGGGCGTCGACGAGCCGGACTATGGCCACCTGCTCGACGAGATGCAGGTCTTCGAGGACACCCCGGTCAAGGCGGGCAACTACCTGTACCCGCGGGTCGAGGTCGAGGTCGGTTTCATCCTGGCCGACGACCTGCCGGGTGCGGGCTGCACCGAGGACGACGTGCTGGCGGCCACCGAGGCGCTGGTCCCGTCGATTGAGTTGATCGACACCCGGATCACCGACTGGAAGATCGCGTTGTGCGACACCATCGCCGACAATGCCTCGTCGGCCGGTTTCGTCCTCGGCAAGGCCCGGGCAAAACCGGCCGACATCGACGTCAAGACGATCGACGCGGTGCTGACTCGCAACGGCGAGGTGATCGCCGAGGGTCGCAGCGACGCCGTGCTGGGCAACCCGGTGACCGCGGTGGCTTGGCTGGCCCGCAAGGTCGAGAGCTTCGGGGTCAGGCTGCGCAAGGGCGACGTGGTGCTGCCCGGATCGTGCACGAAGGCGATCGACGTGCGTCCCGGTGACGACTTCGTCGCGGAGTTCGCGGGGCTGGGCTCAGTCCATTTGTCGTTTGAATAG
- a CDS encoding acetaldehyde dehydrogenase (acetylating), whose translation MPSKASVAIVGSGNISTDLLYKLLRSDWLEPRWMVGIDPESEGLARARKLGLETTHEGVDWLLAQSEKPDLVFEATSAYVHRDAAPKYEAAGIRAIDLTPAAVGPAVIPPANLRQHLDAPNVNMITCGGQATIPIVYAVSRVVEVPYAEIVASVSSVSAGPGTRANIDEFTKTTSKGVETIGGAQRGKAIIILNPADPPMIMRDTIFCAIPDDADHDAITQSIRDVVAEVQTYVPGYRLLNDPQFDEPSVVNGGNHVVTTFVEVEGAGDYLPPYAGNLDIMTAAATKVGEEIAKETLAVTGAQS comes from the coding sequence ATGCCGTCGAAGGCAAGCGTGGCCATTGTCGGGTCGGGAAATATCAGCACCGACCTGCTGTACAAGTTGCTGCGATCCGATTGGTTGGAACCGCGCTGGATGGTGGGCATCGACCCGGAAAGCGAAGGCCTGGCGCGGGCCCGCAAGCTGGGCTTGGAGACCACCCACGAGGGCGTGGACTGGCTGCTGGCCCAGTCCGAGAAGCCCGACCTGGTGTTCGAGGCCACCAGCGCGTACGTGCACCGGGATGCGGCGCCGAAATACGAAGCTGCCGGTATCCGGGCCATCGACCTGACGCCGGCCGCGGTGGGCCCGGCCGTCATCCCGCCGGCGAACCTGCGCCAACACCTCGACGCCCCGAACGTCAACATGATCACCTGCGGGGGACAGGCGACGATCCCGATCGTCTACGCGGTCAGTCGCGTCGTCGAGGTGCCCTACGCCGAGATCGTCGCCTCGGTGTCGTCGGTCTCGGCGGGGCCGGGCACCCGCGCCAATATCGACGAGTTCACCAAGACCACCAGCAAGGGCGTCGAGACCATCGGCGGTGCCCAGCGCGGCAAGGCGATCATCATCCTGAACCCGGCCGACCCGCCGATGATCATGCGCGACACCATCTTCTGTGCCATCCCTGACGACGCCGACCACGACGCGATCACCCAGTCCATCCGCGATGTGGTGGCCGAAGTGCAGACCTACGTCCCCGGTTACCGGCTACTCAACGACCCGCAGTTCGACGAACCGTCGGTTGTCAACGGCGGCAACCATGTGGTGACGACGTTCGTCGAGGTCGAGGGCGCCGGCGATTACCTGCCGCCGTATGCGGGAAACCTCGACATCATGACGGCCGCGGCTACCAAGGTCGGCGAAGAGATCGCCAAGGAGACCCTCGCGGTCACAGGAGCGCAATCATGA
- the dmpG gene encoding 4-hydroxy-2-oxovalerate aldolase — translation MTTDIFFNPVWDVRMTDTSLRDGSHHKRHQFTKEEVQAIVAALDAAGVPVIEVTHGDGLGGSSFNYGFSKTPEQELIKLAAQTAKEAKIAFLMLPGVGTKEDIKEAQDNGGSICRIATHCTEADVSIQHFGLARELGLETVGFLMMAHTISPEKLAAQARIMADAGCQCVYVVDSAGALVLDGVADRVSALVAELGDDAQVGFHGHENLGLGVANSVEAVRAGAKQIDGSVRRFGAGAGNAPVEALIGVFDKIGVKTGIDFFDIADAAEDVVRPAMPTECLLDRNALIMGYSGVYSSFLKHAVRQGERYGVPAHELLHRAGQRKLIGGQEDQLIDIALEIKRERDTGAAVTR, via the coding sequence ATGACCACCGACATCTTCTTCAACCCGGTGTGGGACGTCCGCATGACGGATACGTCGCTGCGCGACGGCTCCCACCACAAGCGCCATCAGTTCACCAAGGAAGAGGTCCAAGCGATCGTGGCGGCCCTCGACGCGGCCGGGGTGCCGGTGATCGAGGTGACCCACGGCGACGGACTGGGCGGCTCGTCGTTCAACTACGGCTTCTCCAAGACCCCCGAGCAGGAGCTGATCAAACTCGCCGCCCAGACGGCCAAGGAAGCCAAGATCGCGTTCTTGATGCTGCCGGGCGTGGGAACCAAAGAGGACATCAAAGAGGCCCAGGACAATGGCGGGTCGATCTGCCGGATCGCCACGCATTGCACCGAGGCCGACGTCTCGATCCAGCACTTCGGCCTGGCCCGCGAGCTGGGCCTGGAGACCGTCGGATTCCTGATGATGGCGCACACCATTTCGCCGGAGAAGCTGGCCGCCCAGGCCCGCATCATGGCTGATGCCGGCTGCCAGTGTGTCTACGTCGTCGACTCCGCCGGAGCCCTGGTGCTCGACGGTGTCGCCGATCGGGTGTCGGCCCTGGTCGCCGAACTCGGCGACGATGCCCAGGTCGGTTTCCACGGGCACGAGAACCTCGGGCTCGGCGTGGCCAACTCGGTCGAGGCCGTGCGCGCGGGTGCCAAGCAGATCGACGGCAGCGTGCGCCGGTTCGGAGCCGGTGCGGGCAACGCGCCGGTCGAGGCCCTGATCGGCGTGTTCGACAAGATCGGCGTCAAGACGGGCATCGACTTCTTCGACATCGCCGACGCCGCCGAGGACGTGGTGCGCCCGGCCATGCCGACCGAATGCCTGCTGGACCGCAACGCGCTGATCATGGGCTACTCCGGGGTCTACTCGAGCTTCCTCAAGCACGCCGTCCGTCAGGGTGAGCGGTACGGCGTCCCGGCCCACGAACTGTTGCACCGGGCGGGCCAGCGCAAGCTGATCGGCGGTCAGGAAGACCAGCTGATCGACATCGCGCTGGAGATCAAACGCGAGCGCGACACCGGCGCCGCGGTAACGCGCTGA
- a CDS encoding SDR family oxidoreductase: MTKLLDGKVVVISGVGPGLGTTLAHRCTREGADLVLAARTPERLDDVAKQIADIGGRATTVRTDITEDDQVSNLVDATLEAYGKVDVLINNAFRVPSLKPFSGTGFQHIRDAIELSALGALRLIQGFTPALAEAKGSIVNVNSMVLRHSQAKYGAYKMAKSALLAMSHSLATELGEQGIRVNSVAPGYIWGETLQGYFNHQAGKYGTTADQIYAATAANSDLKRLPTEDGVASAILFMASDLSSGITGQTLDVNCGEYHT; encoded by the coding sequence ATGACGAAGTTGCTCGATGGCAAGGTAGTGGTGATCAGTGGGGTTGGCCCGGGCCTGGGCACCACGCTGGCGCACCGATGCACGCGGGAGGGTGCCGATCTGGTGCTGGCGGCCCGCACTCCGGAGCGTCTGGACGACGTCGCCAAGCAGATCGCCGACATCGGCGGCCGCGCGACGACGGTGCGCACCGACATCACGGAGGACGACCAGGTGAGCAACCTGGTCGATGCCACGCTGGAGGCCTACGGCAAGGTCGACGTGCTGATCAACAACGCATTCCGGGTGCCATCACTGAAACCGTTCTCGGGCACCGGCTTTCAGCACATCCGCGACGCCATTGAGCTCAGCGCGCTAGGTGCGCTGCGCCTGATCCAGGGCTTCACCCCGGCCCTGGCCGAGGCAAAGGGCTCGATCGTCAACGTCAACTCGATGGTGCTTCGGCACTCGCAGGCGAAGTACGGCGCTTACAAGATGGCCAAGTCCGCGCTGCTGGCGATGTCGCATTCGCTGGCCACCGAACTGGGTGAGCAAGGGATCCGCGTCAATTCCGTTGCACCCGGCTATATCTGGGGTGAGACACTGCAGGGCTACTTCAACCACCAGGCTGGCAAGTACGGCACCACGGCTGACCAGATCTATGCGGCCACAGCGGCCAACTCCGACCTGAAGCGGCTGCCCACCGAAGACGGGGTGGCCTCGGCGATCTTGTTCATGGCCAGCGACCTGTCCAGCGGCATCACCGGACAGACGCTGGACGTCAACTGCGGGGAGTACCACACCTAA
- a CDS encoding sulfotransferase family protein — protein sequence MAGDRTDVGTVDELKASATKLIGLDDFGADDDNYAEALEVLLDSFRRDANLTVFGSKMNRFFLRGALVARLFSESMWKQYPQHVDVEINRPIFVTGLVRTGSTALHRLLGADPAHQGLHLWLAEFPQPRPPRDTWDSNPLYRQLDEQFTKAHKENPDYTGLHFMAAYELEECWQLLRQSVHSVSYETLAHLPTYSQWLSRQDWGPSYRRHRKNLQLIGLNDTDKRWVLKNPSHLFALDALMETYPDALVIQTHRPVETIMASMCSLAQHTAQGWSDTYVGAQIGADSMETWSRGLELFNTARAKYDPAQFCDVDYQDLIADPLGTVANVCSHFGLTLTDDARKAMEDSHAESQTGARAPKHKYSLADYGLTAEELKERFAGL from the coding sequence ATGGCGGGTGACCGCACAGATGTCGGTACCGTCGACGAGCTGAAAGCATCGGCCACCAAGCTGATCGGCCTCGACGACTTCGGCGCCGACGACGATAACTACGCCGAGGCACTCGAGGTGCTGCTGGACTCCTTCCGGCGCGACGCGAACCTCACCGTGTTCGGTAGCAAGATGAATCGGTTCTTCCTGCGCGGCGCGCTGGTGGCTCGGTTGTTCTCCGAGTCCATGTGGAAGCAGTACCCCCAGCATGTCGACGTGGAGATCAACCGGCCGATCTTTGTGACCGGCCTGGTGCGTACCGGCAGCACGGCGCTGCACCGGCTCCTGGGCGCCGACCCCGCACACCAGGGCCTGCACCTGTGGCTAGCCGAGTTTCCGCAGCCCCGTCCGCCGCGCGATACCTGGGACTCCAATCCGCTGTACCGCCAGCTCGACGAGCAATTCACCAAGGCGCACAAGGAGAATCCGGACTACACCGGCCTGCATTTCATGGCCGCCTACGAGCTGGAGGAGTGCTGGCAGCTGCTGCGGCAATCGGTTCACTCAGTGTCTTACGAGACCCTGGCGCACCTGCCCACTTACTCGCAGTGGCTGTCGCGTCAGGACTGGGGCCCGTCGTATCGCCGGCACCGCAAGAACCTTCAGTTGATCGGCCTCAACGACACTGACAAACGTTGGGTGCTGAAGAATCCCAGTCATCTCTTCGCGTTGGACGCACTGATGGAGACCTATCCCGATGCGCTGGTGATCCAGACCCACCGACCGGTCGAGACGATCATGGCGTCGATGTGCTCGCTGGCGCAGCACACCGCGCAGGGATGGTCTGACACCTACGTCGGAGCGCAGATCGGCGCCGATTCCATGGAGACCTGGTCGCGCGGGCTGGAGCTCTTCAACACCGCACGCGCCAAGTACGACCCCGCCCAGTTCTGCGACGTCGACTACCAGGATCTGATCGCCGACCCGCTCGGCACCGTTGCCAACGTGTGCAGCCACTTCGGCCTAACGCTGACCGACGACGCGCGAAAAGCCATGGAGGACAGCCACGCCGAGAGCCAGACCGGCGCTCGGGCTCCGAAGCACAAGTACTCGCTGGCCGATTACGGGCTCACCGCCGAAGAGCTCAAGGAGCGATTCGCCGGGCTGTAA
- a CDS encoding Rieske 2Fe-2S domain-containing protein → MSTDTNAVGIREIDPGALPTRYARGWHCLGVAKDFQDGKPHSIQAFGTKLVVFADSQGDIKVLDGYCRHMGYDLSEGTIKGDEVACPFHDWRWGGDGRCKLVPYAKRTPKTARTRSWTTDVRGGLLFVWHDHENNPPDPAVRIPDIPESHSDEWTEWRWNSILIEGSNCRDIIDNVTDMAHFFYIHFGLPTYFKNVFEGHVASQYLHNVGRPDVSDLGTSYGEAHLDSEASYFGPSFMINWLHNSYGGFKAESILINCHYPVTQNSFVLQWGVIVEKPKGMDEKMTEKLSRVFTEGVSKGFLQDVEIWKHKTRIDNPLLVEEDGAVYQLRRWYQQFYVDAADVEPEMVERFEIEVDTSRAIEHWNVEVEENLKAQDAETAAAEEVPAEQH, encoded by the coding sequence GTGAGTACCGACACCAACGCGGTCGGCATCCGGGAAATCGATCCCGGCGCGTTGCCGACCAGATACGCCCGTGGATGGCACTGCCTGGGCGTCGCGAAGGACTTCCAGGACGGTAAGCCGCACTCGATCCAGGCGTTCGGCACCAAGCTGGTGGTCTTCGCCGACTCGCAGGGCGACATCAAGGTGCTCGACGGTTACTGCCGCCACATGGGCTATGACCTGTCCGAGGGCACCATCAAGGGCGACGAGGTTGCCTGCCCGTTCCACGACTGGCGCTGGGGCGGCGATGGCCGGTGCAAGCTGGTGCCGTACGCCAAGCGCACTCCCAAGACGGCGCGCACCCGGTCATGGACGACCGACGTCCGGGGCGGTCTGCTTTTCGTCTGGCACGACCACGAAAACAACCCGCCCGATCCGGCGGTGCGCATTCCGGACATCCCGGAGTCCCACAGCGACGAGTGGACCGAGTGGCGGTGGAACAGTATCCTGATCGAGGGATCCAACTGCCGCGACATCATCGACAACGTCACCGATATGGCGCACTTCTTCTACATCCACTTCGGGCTGCCGACGTACTTCAAGAACGTCTTCGAGGGTCACGTCGCGTCGCAGTACCTGCACAATGTGGGCCGACCGGACGTCAGCGACCTGGGCACCTCCTACGGCGAGGCGCACCTGGACTCCGAGGCGTCCTACTTCGGACCGTCGTTCATGATCAACTGGCTGCACAACAGCTACGGCGGCTTCAAAGCCGAGTCGATTCTGATCAACTGCCACTACCCGGTGACCCAGAACTCGTTCGTCCTGCAGTGGGGTGTCATAGTCGAAAAGCCCAAGGGCATGGACGAAAAGATGACCGAGAAGCTGTCCCGCGTCTTCACCGAGGGGGTCAGCAAGGGCTTCCTGCAGGATGTCGAGATCTGGAAGCACAAGACCAGGATCGACAACCCGCTGCTGGTCGAGGAAGACGGTGCGGTGTACCAGCTGCGTCGCTGGTATCAGCAGTTCTACGTCGATGCCGCCGACGTCGAGCCGGAAATGGTGGAGCGCTTCGAGATCGAGGTGGACACCAGCCGCGCCATCGAACACTGGAACGTCGAGGTCGAAGAGAACCTGAAGGCACAGGATGCCGAAACTGCTGCGGCCGAAGAAGTTCCAGCCGAACAACACTGA
- a CDS encoding gamma carbonic anhydrase family protein gives MPLFAFEGRAPRIDPTAFVAPTATLIGDVTVEAGASVWFNAVLRGDYGPIVVREGANVQDGSVLHAPPGIPVDIGPGATVAHMCVIHGVHVGSEALIANHATVLDGAVIGARSLVAAHSLVTAGTQIPAGVLVVGSPAQIKGPIAGTGAEMWINLNPQAYRDLAQRHLAGLEQI, from the coding sequence ATGCCACTGTTTGCTTTCGAGGGCCGCGCGCCACGCATCGATCCGACAGCTTTCGTGGCGCCGACGGCGACCCTCATCGGCGACGTCACGGTCGAAGCCGGGGCGTCGGTTTGGTTCAACGCCGTGCTGCGAGGCGACTACGGGCCGATCGTCGTGCGGGAAGGCGCGAATGTGCAGGACGGGTCGGTGCTACACGCGCCGCCGGGCATCCCCGTCGACATCGGACCGGGTGCGACGGTGGCCCACATGTGCGTCATTCACGGCGTTCACGTCGGGTCCGAGGCGTTGATCGCCAACCACGCCACCGTTCTCGACGGCGCGGTGATCGGCGCGCGCAGCCTGGTCGCTGCCCATTCGCTGGTGACGGCCGGCACGCAGATCCCGGCCGGGGTGCTCGTGGTCGGATCCCCGGCACAGATCAAGGGCCCGATCGCCGGGACCGGCGCGGAGATGTGGATCAACCTGAATCCGCAGGCCTACCGCGACCTGGCGCAGCGGCACCTTGCCGGGCTGGAGCAGATCTGA